A genomic window from Sulfurimonas paralvinellae includes:
- a CDS encoding SDR family NAD(P)-dependent oxidoreductase, which produces MKILITGASSGLGAEFARQYASKDNELILLARREAKLQQLQKEISPHCKSVKIIVVDVTDFALLQEKIESIGSVDMLILNAGVSLGHSEDIPTIAAFKNLYDVNVLSNHAILEVLMPKLREHGSGKVVFISSLASLFSMPSSKVYSSSKRALNAYAEGLRYKYSSYGIKIITLLPGFIKSELTDKNDFSMPFLLETSEGVLRMKNAIDKGKEFYAFPLRFYLIIRFMNLLPSALSQRIVNYLSN; this is translated from the coding sequence ATGAAAATCCTCATTACCGGTGCAAGTAGTGGCCTTGGTGCCGAGTTTGCCCGTCAGTATGCTTCAAAAGATAATGAGCTTATTTTACTGGCTCGTCGTGAGGCAAAACTGCAACAACTTCAAAAAGAAATCTCTCCACACTGTAAATCTGTTAAAATTATTGTTGTTGATGTGACAGACTTTGCTCTACTGCAAGAGAAGATAGAGAGTATCGGTAGTGTTGATATGCTCATTCTCAATGCAGGTGTTTCTTTGGGTCACAGTGAGGATATACCGACGATAGCAGCATTTAAAAATCTCTATGATGTCAACGTGCTTTCAAATCATGCTATTTTGGAAGTTTTGATGCCAAAGCTGCGTGAGCATGGAAGCGGCAAAGTTGTTTTTATCTCCTCTTTGGCATCCCTTTTTTCAATGCCATCTTCAAAGGTATACTCTTCTTCCAAACGTGCACTTAATGCCTATGCAGAAGGCCTTCGTTATAAATATTCTTCGTATGGGATAAAGATCATTACCCTTTTACCCGGATTTATTAAGAGTGAGTTGACTGATAAGAATGATTTTTCAATGCCTTTTTTACTTGAAACAAGTGAGGGAGTTTTAAGAATGAAAAATGCTATTGACAAAGGAAAAGAGTTCTATGCTTTTCCGCTTAGATTTTATTTAATCATCAGGTTCATGAACTTACTTCCGTCAGCTTTAAGTCAAAGGATTGTAAACTATCTTTCAAACTAA